Proteins encoded by one window of Xanthomonas sp. DAR 80977:
- a CDS encoding FAD-dependent oxidoreductase: protein MSLADTRRHQMFPVLEPAQVETARRFASGAPRTFAPGEEVFAVGDHPAPVWLVLQGSIAVVRRDGLGHEKPVTEHTAGQFSGEVSQLAGRASLAGGRAGAEGCVAVPFDAAHLRSLMISSADVGEIVMRALILRRVGLIEGDTAGSVLIGAPGEARLTRLQGFLTRNGYPNTFLDAANDDEGRALVERLGIHPDELPLMVCPSGTVLRRPSDAEAAHCLGMTPELDPHKRYDVAIVGAGPAGLATAVYAASEGLSVLVLDQRAIGGQAGASARIENYLGFPTGISGQALAGRAYNQALKFGAELALPLEVAQLHCDAATAEDCSAAPLQLQMRDGLRVQARTVVIASGARYRRPDIANLAAFEGNGVSYWASPVEARLCEGEEVALVGGGNSAGQAVVFLAPKVKRLHLIVRGTGLEASMSRYLIERIAALPNVELHTGTEVVSLQGDDTQRLASAEFRDRATGATHRCDLHHLFLFVGADPNSAWVDGCVRLDHAGFVVTGAEAELGQVPALPLETDRPGVFAIGDVRAGSVKRVAAAVGEGAAVVAQIHQFLARRSAPAPIERASS from the coding sequence ATGAGCCTGGCCGATACCCGTCGCCATCAGATGTTCCCGGTGCTCGAGCCGGCGCAGGTGGAGACCGCGCGCCGCTTCGCCAGCGGTGCGCCGCGCACGTTCGCGCCGGGCGAGGAGGTGTTCGCCGTCGGCGATCATCCGGCGCCGGTATGGCTGGTGCTGCAGGGCTCGATCGCGGTGGTGCGCCGCGACGGGCTGGGCCACGAGAAGCCGGTCACCGAGCACACCGCGGGGCAGTTCAGCGGCGAGGTCAGCCAGTTGGCAGGGCGCGCGTCGCTGGCCGGCGGCCGTGCCGGGGCCGAGGGCTGCGTGGCGGTGCCGTTCGATGCGGCGCACCTGCGTTCGCTGATGATCAGTTCGGCCGACGTCGGCGAGATCGTGATGCGTGCCTTGATCCTGCGCCGGGTCGGACTGATCGAAGGCGACACCGCCGGCTCGGTGCTGATCGGCGCGCCAGGCGAGGCACGGCTGACGCGGCTGCAGGGCTTCCTGACCCGCAACGGCTATCCCAACACCTTCCTGGATGCGGCCAACGACGACGAGGGCCGTGCGCTGGTCGAACGCCTGGGCATCCATCCCGACGAACTGCCGCTGATGGTCTGCCCCAGCGGCACCGTGCTGCGCCGCCCCAGCGATGCCGAGGCTGCGCATTGCCTGGGCATGACCCCGGAGCTGGATCCGCACAAGCGCTACGACGTGGCGATCGTCGGTGCCGGGCCGGCCGGCCTGGCGACCGCGGTGTACGCCGCGTCCGAAGGGCTGTCGGTGCTGGTGCTGGACCAGCGCGCGATCGGCGGCCAGGCCGGCGCGTCGGCGCGCATCGAGAACTACCTGGGTTTTCCCACCGGCATTTCCGGCCAGGCCCTGGCCGGGCGCGCCTACAACCAGGCGCTGAAGTTCGGCGCCGAGCTGGCGCTGCCGCTGGAAGTGGCGCAACTGCATTGCGACGCGGCCACCGCCGAGGACTGCAGCGCCGCGCCGTTGCAGTTGCAGATGCGCGACGGCCTGCGCGTGCAGGCGCGCACCGTGGTGATCGCCTCGGGCGCGCGCTACCGGCGTCCGGACATCGCCAACCTGGCCGCGTTCGAAGGCAATGGCGTGTCGTACTGGGCCTCGCCGGTGGAGGCGCGGCTGTGCGAAGGCGAGGAGGTGGCACTGGTCGGCGGCGGCAATTCCGCGGGCCAGGCGGTGGTGTTCCTGGCGCCGAAGGTGAAGCGCCTGCACCTGATCGTGCGCGGCACGGGGCTGGAGGCGTCGATGTCGCGCTACCTGATCGAGCGCATCGCCGCGTTGCCCAACGTCGAGCTGCATACCGGCACCGAAGTGGTGTCGCTGCAGGGCGATGACACGCAGCGCCTGGCGAGCGCGGAGTTCCGCGACCGCGCCACGGGTGCCACCCATCGCTGCGATCTGCATCACCTGTTCCTGTTCGTCGGCGCCGATCCCAACAGCGCCTGGGTCGATGGCTGTGTGCGGCTGGACCATGCCGGCTTCGTCGTCACCGGCGCCGAGGCGGAACTCGGCCAGGTGCCGGCGCTGCCGCTGGAGACCGACCGGCCGGGCGTGTTCGCGATCGGCGACGTGCGCGCCGGTTCGGTCAAGCGCGTGGCCGCGGCGGTCGGCGAAGGCGCCGCGGTGGTCGCGCAGATCCACCAGTTCCTGGCGCGGCGCAGTGCGCCCGCCCCTATCGAGAGGGCCAGCTCATGA
- a CDS encoding DUF1993 domain-containing protein, whose product MSVSMYRLSVPVFLRGLDVLQHYVDLAERHAQDQGLDPQSLVDARLAPDMFGFAGQIQRASDVAKNAIGRLSDIVPPRMTDDETTLAQLRERIAATQRFLHSVDASVLDGAQDRAVSLNAGKLKADFNGSDYLLTFALPNFFFHVATAHAILRQQGVAVGKLDYLGPFDTVETEAA is encoded by the coding sequence ATGTCCGTCTCGATGTACCGCCTTTCCGTCCCGGTGTTCCTGCGCGGCCTGGACGTGTTGCAACACTACGTGGACCTGGCCGAGCGCCATGCGCAGGACCAGGGCCTGGATCCGCAGTCGCTGGTCGACGCGCGCCTGGCGCCGGACATGTTCGGCTTCGCCGGGCAGATCCAGCGCGCCTCGGACGTCGCGAAGAACGCCATCGGCCGCCTCAGCGACATCGTGCCGCCGCGCATGACCGACGACGAAACCACCCTGGCGCAGCTGCGCGAGCGCATCGCCGCCACCCAGCGTTTCCTGCACAGCGTGGACGCCAGCGTCCTGGACGGCGCACAGGACCGCGCGGTATCACTGAATGCCGGCAAATTGAAAGCCGACTTCAACGGCAGCGACTACCTGCTGACCTTCGCCCTGCCGAACTTCTTCTTCCACGTGGCCACCGCGCACGCGATCCTGCGCCAGCAAGGCGTGGCGGTGGGCAAGCTCGACTACCTGGGACCGTTCGACACGGTAGAAACCGAGGCCGCTTAA
- a CDS encoding HD domain-containing protein: protein MTALTELYARAVDYARIAHAGQFRKGGTVPYFSHVLGVSTLVLEAGGNEDQAIAALLHDVIEDCGAGHEAVIRAQFGDAVAAIVMGCTDASAERKAGHEDVPARRRDWRIRKQAYLAHLGEAPDAVLLVSACDKLYNARSIVADLEDLDVGVEVFERFTAGREGTLWYYAALHAVFAARGVAVLRPFAAAVTRMHALAGVAFVAGDAGAGGLAVPSVA from the coding sequence ATGACCGCTCTTACCGAACTTTACGCGCGCGCCGTGGATTACGCGCGCATCGCCCACGCCGGCCAGTTCCGCAAGGGCGGCACGGTGCCGTACTTCAGCCATGTGCTGGGAGTCTCGACGCTGGTGCTGGAGGCGGGGGGCAACGAGGACCAGGCGATCGCCGCGTTGCTGCACGACGTGATCGAGGACTGCGGCGCCGGCCACGAGGCGGTGATCCGCGCGCAGTTCGGCGATGCGGTGGCGGCGATCGTGATGGGCTGCACCGACGCCAGCGCCGAGCGCAAGGCGGGCCACGAGGACGTGCCGGCCCGGCGCCGCGACTGGCGCATCCGCAAGCAGGCGTATCTGGCGCACCTGGGCGAGGCGCCGGATGCGGTGCTGCTGGTCTCGGCCTGCGACAAGCTGTACAACGCGCGCAGCATCGTCGCGGATCTTGAGGATCTGGACGTGGGTGTGGAGGTGTTCGAGCGTTTCACTGCTGGCCGCGAGGGGACGTTGTGGTACTACGCGGCGCTGCACGCGGTGTTCGCTGCGCGTGGCGTCGCGGTGTTGCGTCCGTTCGCGGCGGCGGTGACGAGGATGCATGCGTTGGCGGGCGTGGCGTTCGTTGCGGGCGATGCGGGTGCGGGTGGGCTCGCGGTGCCGTCGGTGGCCTAG